ACAAGGCCCTTGCCGTGAATCTCAGCGATATGGCGGCCATGGGCGCCGAGCCTTCGTGGTTCACACTGACACTGAGCATGCCGGGCGAAGACAAGGACTGGCTTGAAGGTTTTTGCCAGGGCCTTTATGAGTTGGCGTCACGATACAATGTGCAATTGATTGGCGGGGACACGGTATCGGGACCATTGTCGATTGGCATACAGGTCTGCGGTTACGTGCCGCGAGGCACGGCATTGATGCGCAACGGCGCCCGGGTCGGTGATAATGTCTTTGTTACCGGAACGCTTGGCGATGCCGCAGCAGGCCTGGCCTTGCATGATCAGAAGTTGTGCATGGACGATTCTTCGGCATCCTTGTTGCTGAACCGGCTTGAGTTTCCTGAACCCAGGGTGGAAGCAGGCATGATATTGCGCGACTGCGCGACTGCGGCCATTGATATTTCAGATGGTCTGGTTGCTGATCTCGGGCATATCTGCGAAATGAGTGGATGCGGCGCGACGATAGATGCGGAAAGGGTTCCGGCTTCAGAGAGTTTCACGCGTTTTGTCGAAGCGGGCGGGGATCGTCGGCTGCAGTTGAGTTTTGGTGATGACTACGAATTGTGTTTCACCAGTGAACTCGATGAGGTGGAATTAAACCAGCGACTGGATGATGCCGGATGTACCGTTACCTGTATCGGTACGATAACCGGAAGCAGTGGCATAAGATTGACAGATCACAATGGCAAAGAAGTGGGTTTTGACGAAACCGGTTTTGAGCATTTTGGCAACAGGACGACCTGATGGGTAGCCGGGTTGCGATTCCGGCCAGGCTGTTGCGCGACCCCGGACATTTTCTGGCACTGGGTTTTGGCAGCGGCCTGGTACCATTTGCGCCGGGAACAGCAGGAACTGTTGCCGCCATTCCGGTGTTCCTGTTGCTGCAAAGCCTTGGCTGGACAGTCTACATGGCTGTCACCGTGGTGTTGTTTGTCCTTGGTATTTATCTTTGTGGCCGAACTGCCAAGACACTGGCTGTGCATGATCAT
This genomic window from Gammaproteobacteria bacterium contains:
- the thiL gene encoding thiamine-phosphate kinase gives rise to the protein MPEFQLIQTYFSRQPVHRADVDIGIGDDAALVSPAEDMQLAVAADVLNEGVHFPAGTDARAIGHKALAVNLSDMAAMGAEPSWFTLTLSMPGEDKDWLEGFCQGLYELASRYNVQLIGGDTVSGPLSIGIQVCGYVPRGTALMRNGARVGDNVFVTGTLGDAAAGLALHDQKLCMDDSSASLLLNRLEFPEPRVEAGMILRDCATAAIDISDGLVADLGHICEMSGCGATIDAERVPASESFTRFVEAGGDRRLQLSFGDDYELCFTSELDEVELNQRLDDAGCTVTCIGTITGSSGIRLTDHNGKEVGFDETGFEHFGNRTT